The segment CTTTCGCTACAACTGAACTGCTTACGTCCGTTCTTTATTACAACTAAAATCGGTACATTTTAAATATGAAgtttgtttggtttttttttgtttttggttgtGTActtttaaacattgttttatctTGTTTTTATATGCGGGTTTAACTTcaaatgttttatttagttcCTTCGTTAAAAGTTTGGTGCATATTCATAtgatttattttacttttttggtTTTACATTACTGCTGCTTTTATATGAAATCGAAGTATAAACAACAAGTTTTTTTGCGATATTCTATTATTCACTTACTTATCTCAGTTAATTGTTACTGTAGTTATCTGTTCATCCTAGAATAAATACTATATAAAAGGTTTTGTAAGTAAGAAAATTCAGATTTGTTTGTCCATGATttactaatgtttatttgtcctattggaaatgaacaaaaacgAAACAGTTTGGTGAGTTCTACACACGCTTTGTTCTAAAACCTAGTATCTTGTGACTTACACACTAAAGGTACAGATGGAAAAAGGAACGAATAAATAACGGAAACGTCGGTGTGTTCGGCGGCTGTCGAAAGTTGAACGAAAACTGGTAACATCTATGCTGCCGCACGCACACCTGGCAGAGGGCACGTGCACGTCGTCTGACGGTTCTGACGGATAACGACGGATATCCACCGTAACGGAGCGGCGTTTTGTCTACGGAAAATTATtcgccgttgttgttgttgttgctcatATGCGTCTCTCTTCGGTGAACCTACGACGCGACGCATCACGCAAGACTTTATTTCGtataaaattgttttacttAAATACGGGCGTATTGttcattttcttttcatttgtgtttaattttttttctgtttgtttattttataaaaatttgctttttttgtatcattttctcGTGTATTTCTATCGAACTGAAAGCGATGaaattattcaaataatttGAAACGGAAATGTTTACACACAAATTTGTATATGTTTGGACTATTCTTGTTTTATCCTTACTTGTCtctacttgtttgttttattgCGTGTCAAAAGGGCAGTGCCCGGCAAACAGCTTTCCAGGGGAATGACGGTGTTGtgctatttttgtttttgcgatCTGAGTTTATGAACGTTTCTGGTTTTTGGTTTGAAGTTATCAATTTAGCTTGAATAGTTTTCGGAACGGTCCACAGGGAAGTTGTCCGCCGAGCTCTGCGGCCAGAAAATGCCTACATATTAAAAGGATAATCTCTTAAATTTGATACCCCGTCTCTAAATTATCCTAAAGTAGTAGTAGTTCAGTAGTTGGGCCATACAGTAGACGCTGCTATTTATGTggtaattttttcttctttatttttgttttgcttgcttATGGCGGAAATACAACAATGACAATATTTTAGTTTTGGGTTTCGTGGTCACTATTAACAGGGAAGTTAGCGAATGATGCTGATTACTTGATTACTGAGACTAAATGAGCTATCGGTTCATAGAAAAATATATGTGGAAAAATACTTTCTGTCGTGTTTGTAAATGATCGACGATGGATTGTGAGTGTTGCTGATGTATTTGTGCTCGTGTTTAGACGTTCGCCACCAACCAGGGATGCAAATAACCGGTCTCGCTTAATAAACACCATCACGTTTTCGTTTTGACTAGAATAACTCTTCATTAGATTTCCTAACAGTAGCGGGCAATAAAAATGTTCGCCTTTTTCTTATCAgtagtatttaaaaaatctagAATAGGCCATCGTAGAATCGTAACAGAAGCAAAATCTAGGCTCAGAATTCGGCTAATCGATGGTCTCTACCGGGaaacaagtaaaaacaaaactattcaGCAACAACAGTCatatagaattttttttaatcataataataattagAATTAGAGGACAGTACTTTTAACGATTGTTACTTGAGTGTGGTTTGTAAACAGTAAACAGACGTAGGCATATGGGTGTGAAAGTTCGGTAATACTTAAACGTTTCGACAGAACACATAACACGGTAAAGCGAGTGTTGTTCAGcttgtttttgataaattggATTGGATACAAACGACTTGGTTCTACTGTTGTTTGGTTTGCTCCCCCTCCGGGGCTTTCCTTCGCGCTCGAATAGGTCTTATACATTAAACTTTGTGCTTCTCGTTTCACATACAGTGTAAAAATATTATAACActcttttgataatttttttttgttggtttgtttgttttgctttggTTTTACTGACTTCTTTTCTGGTtcaaaatgtgaaaataatGCGCTCTCAAAAATCGACTAAACTTCTGTGGGTGCATATGACTGAGAATGTGTTTCTTACAATTTGTAGTGTCGTTTTGATGTGTGCCTTTCTTGTGTGATAAGCCTCTATCTTTTAGGTCAATACAGTTTGAATTCAAGCCCATGAAAGCTTGACGATGTAGTTAGTTAGTATATATGAAAAGAAGAACAATCAATCGGGACAACGGGTAGAAATACTAGGGAAAGGAACTAGTTTCCCCTACAGTTTGTTTGGTTCATTGTCGTTTTCTCTTGTGGTTTAACGTTAAACTAAAGTTCACTTATCCGTTTCCTCAGttgtatatatatttttttgttttcttttcaatttattttggctattGATTACATCGTTTTAGAGCATGTTTTCTGGGgttatttccatttctgtttattattatttgttgtTTCTTCTTTAATTTAATAACGACCATCTATAATTTACAGTAACGCTAAAAATTATCAGTGAATTACGCGTGCATCATATCTGAATATTTACCACTTCTCCTTTCCTTCAGGAGGGAACACTATTTCGATCCATTTCGTCATGTTTGTATAATGTTTATataaaattttactttatttgCCTTTTTGTTATTCATTctaatgttttttttcttctttctttttcaatttaatcTGTGTTAATTCAATAATTACTGCTAGCATTTCGCTTTCCGTGTTTCCATTCTATTCCATCATCCGCACTGCTCATTTTCCTACTTTTCCTTCTTCGTTTACACCGCATGTGCATTATTGTTTGATCCTTTTGAAGTAATGCTTTTAAATATGTAAATTTATCAGTTTTCCTTTCCGTTCCTATCGCTTTCCTCCTTAGCGTTAACCATTGATAATATATAAAATGTACTTGTAATAATACAAACTACCGATCCATGCAGTCCCGCTGTTGTGGCCCTAATTACTAGGACTTTCCGCCGTAGAACCAGATGCCGAAACACCCTCCGGTATTTGTGCCAGAGTTCTGAATTGTGCTGAGTTTATAAATCTGTAaaagaaaatagcaaaaaaaaactagttaAATTTAGCTCTTCAAGGCACACAAAATCGGGCAACATCAATCGGGTCAACCGCAGGCTCagcagggggggggggttgttttCTTTTGCTATTTTTTGATGACCTCCCTCCACCTCCGGTTGTCTCGCAATTAGACACGGTTCAGCAGAGCAAATCATTGTCCGGTTCGGTACCTACTCTGCAGACCCATTTGCTACCACAGGATGTAGCGGTTAATCGATAAAACTCATGGTTTAACGATATATTGCGCCATCCATCTTGCTAAAGTGGTTCTCTTCTCCTGCTTGCAGCCGAAAAATATAATCTACTAAAAAGGTAATTACTCACCTCGGATACGAATCTCTATGCATAAGTGTATAAATTTGTAGTTGAGCTTCATCAAATGTGTGTGGTGTGGGTTCCACCATATTCCTATTAACTATTTCCCGTACTCGAGAATCTAACGACACCTGTTAGCGCAGCCGTTCGCAGGGATCCGGTCCGGGGGGATTCATTCCAAGCACAGGTAAACCAGAGTAAAACAGTAGTAAAAACGGAAGATGCGTTAGTGGGTGAAGCAGTGGaaaatataatttaatttaatcaagTTTTAATTAAGTGTGGTTCCGACTAAATCCCGGCGGACGATGTGAAGGGTCTAATTTTCACACTTTGCAATTTGCTCCCGGCACGGTGCGGCGGCGGTGTGACCATACCAGTGGAGCAGCCAGTGGAACTAAATGTCTTTATCCCTTTCTTCTACCTTCACGGCTAATTGGTTTCCGGGCCAACCAACTACCGGTGAGCTGGGAGGTGCCTTCACATCgtcctcgttgtcgtcgtcagttTCATCTCTATTGTAAGAACGATGACCGGGGTGTCATTCAGCTGTGGAATAACAGTCGGTGCCCTGCGGTTGCAATTACATTTTATTCCGGAATGTGGCTAGCAAGCGAAATGTCCTTTATAATCACATTGACGCACGAGCTCGTGCTAAGAtaaaccaaaagaaaaaaattaagtggTTGAAACAGGATGGATACCGTGTAAATTGAATAGCTTTTTGTCTTTACACTTACGGTTATTAGCTTGGTAAAAAATgagaaattaattattttgttcAAACAGAAGACATTGATTGAAGTTTTTTATACACAAAACGATATTTACGATTCAATTAATGTAAATAACCAATGTGCCCCtgcagcacagaacagaagtggaagtccgaacgattcggcgatcaaaactggtaacagagacttttttgtttttctttttctttgggaaggttttcgcagagaagcgaataacagcaatataagcagaacgctcgctgccaatcgcatagcagatttCACATACTTTCGTGttcattcgtatgcgttcgtttgttttcgtgggaaaaagtgactcgctaccgccaggttcgctagcatctgtagaaagtagcatgtacgtgtgtggatttctacttccacttctgttctgtggcaatattatagatagctctacaaatgccccatataccactttttcaaattctgcttggctgaggagcagtaatcaaaagagtaaaatcaaagcgaaaagtgtatgccaagcctgtgcCCCTGTTAGTCTTGATGAAGCAGCCGTTTTTTAAGAAATACTATGATCGTGTGTTTGTTGCATCTGTCTAAAGCACGGATCAGCATTTACTTACTATCACCGTACGGTAGTGTTTTGTGACGTTGTTAAAAATTGATgggatattttaaaaatttactcggacagaaaattcaaaaatgccaaaaggAAATGTTCTAtgcagcgccgtagcgtgcggttggccagactggccccgCGCGGGGCGCTAGCCCTTCTTGAGGGCGCCAAAAAGGCCTGAACGCAACTTCCGGTAGGTTTATACTGTATATCTTCAAGTTTACCACAACTGGCTAATGAGGCTGATGCTTCCCTCGAAGCCTCGTTGAGAACATCGTTCCTTCTCGGAAGCGACGGTGCGTTGTCAGACGTccctgaattaaaatcattgtacAGTAAAACGAACACTTCTAGATTTGTGTTCacttgcattaggtagccgatgatcagaaaatctacaaccatactcctgCTGGGCTGTCGTTGCTACACATTTAGCGAAGCCATTACAAAGGTAAATGTCCGCGAATCCTTCCGGaaaatacattttaattttcttttgaacGGCCGCCAGCGCTACTTGGGCTATATGGGAATACACTTGAATACTGCAATCGTTTTTAGAGACGTCCCAAAGAGACCCGAGAAGTCAGTTTCGAAACGGTTTTCCATATGCGTCTAACcttgtccgtcgcacgcgttgatctagtgtgctatgcgtgatgtatgagttcgaaAAGTTTTTAAATACCTACTAATTCAACGcccaaaaccatacgtttaaaatgatGAATGAATGATGAGATAAGCATTTCACGTCAAAGAatgaattgtagaacggtaccagagcttcaaattggttattaaaagcaatcagttttatcacacgtttttaggagaaatttgttAAAAACGCTTTGAGAAACACtaatttcaaaactttttgcttctaaaaagttactaaatttcatgaagtaggaggtttaagagcaattttcagtacaaaattttctcagttttcgaatGAAAGAAACAGAATTGAGCGAGCTAGCATTTTTTTTGTGCTAGAGCCAATTTAAGATAAACAGAGCCGAacactaaaaatgttcaataactctgtaacgatggAAATTTGgtcatatgcgtagaaggatattttcaaatgtggtcctctatagctccctgaaatatctgcaccgTTCGCCTCCTTCTGGTTTTTTGTTAGCTcaaaatagttgttctaattcttcacaatCTCTGTCCTTCCTTGGGGCTCTTTATCcctctacaaaaagggtgttcGCCTCGACAGCTGCAAtaatcgcggcataacgctggtaaacgccgcctacaaggtactctcccagatcctgttaagcCGGTTGTCACCGAAAGTACAAGTTTTCGTAAGGAATGACCAGGcggacttcatgggggctcgcgcaactgcggaccagtttttcaccatccgacagatgTCGGGAGTGCAACGTACCcgtgcatcacatctttattgatttcaaagcagtatacgatacagtcgatgaAGAACAGCTAttgcagataatgtacgaattcggttttccggataaactgacgcgactaatcagatcTTCATTGGAtctagtgatgtgtttcgtgcgcttcTCGACGACACCCTCTAGACCCTTTGAGGCGTGGCAAGTGTTGATACGAGGTGACGgtcctgcatgctattcaatatcgttcttgagggggtgattcgTCCagtggacatcgaaacgagaggcacgatttttaccaatggtagctaactcctaggctttgcagatgaccagGAACTATGTGACGGAGGCAATCGACGCCCAACTGActgcggagtctaggaggattgagttaaaaataaatgcgtcgagcaccaaatacatgaaaggaagaggctcaaaggaaacaaacgcgtgccttccACGTATGGCAATCGTTGTTGAtggtgaactggaagtggtaaaTGCGGTCATGTACTGGGGATCGCTAGTGACCGCGGCCAACaacagtaaggagatccagcgatggttttaagcagaaaatcaagtctactttgcccttcgcaaaacgctacgaacaAGCATATGCCGCCATACGAAGGTGGCAaggtacaaaacccttattagaccagtagttcttaaCCGTCacgtgttcgacagggtacccatggatcgaaaaaaaactttagtacGTAATTCTAGTTTTCTTCGATCAATGGTACATTTTCTATGACGTCTTAGAACTAGTtaaattacaactttttatcaaataagtttttatgtagcacttaaggggatGGAAGGGCGGgggcttcgaaattttttaccctttaagtgctcgacaagggtacttGAGTACGTGCTAATTAAAACACTTGTAACTTTGACAATTTTTGATCGATTTGGACTCTTTTAACACTCAAAGATTTAGGAGCTTATCCATTTCCAGCATGGTGACAACAGAGCCGGAATTGGTTCATCTGGTACCCGGAAATCCGACATTTCGGGGATGTGTTCCAGAATTAAAGCACGAGCTCGAGCAgtaggtgctgcggacgatatttgacgaaGTACAATCTGAAAGCGTAGAGTGGCGaaagcgtatgaatcacaagctacaagcactgcttggagagattcccatcgtacatctgttAAAAGTCGGTAGGttacggtggaccggacacgtcgtaaggatgtcggacgacagtgcgacgaaaacagttctcttcaacaaccccaccggcaccaggaacaaaggggctcaacgtgcaacaTAGCTAGACCAGGTCGAAAgaaatttgcgacttctgagacgactgggaaattgacgATGAGTGGCCTAAGGTTGAATTGATAGtaaacgactgcttgaaacagtaccTACAAGCAATTtctgctctatgctgctgataaTGATATATCAATGCTGGGTGGGTTagtgaacggctggataatgcataACATCGATGCCTCGCGTACCTGCAGGCATAAAATCGACCAtaacctcttatccagcaacttctatccctaTCTCCTCATGCTACTAGCCGGAATATGAGCAATCTTAacgaagatcgggtaaccaatcccggtgtaaattaaggtcgtataccaagaGGGAAGGACGTACTCGTGCGAAAGCTGGGTGTAGCAACGTCTCTTGTCAGCCCTGAGTGTCCGTTCCCATGTCAGGGCGGCTCTTGCTGACTTAACGATTTCTCAACCAAGTGCACGACtctaggttaggagcggctcatggCAGCGTTTGATCCAGAGCGGAAGGCGGAATTAAGAAATATGTTGTCAGCCTCATCAGCCCCAAAAATatgatggcagccccatcacgagatcCGTAAcgtagcgtggccctagtaaggcaagcttctcaaacaaaaaaactacgtagatacgtgcacttgccatttttgaacgaaagatgttgcggactatttttggcggagtacaaacggtaggcggagagtggcggagatatgtgaaccacgagctgcaggcactacttagagagattcccatcgtgcaccTGGCGGAAGTCGGAAAGCTATGGtagaccggccacgtcgcaaggatgccggacgactgtacaTTGAAACCtcttctcttcaagaatccttCGGACAACAGGCACGAAATGGCCCAACatgctagatggttcgaccaggttgaaaccgacttgcgcaTGTCGTGTCGTTCAGTAAATTGGCAACGAGTAACCCAGAACCCAGAaggtacaaatcttccacacgattgtgaagaacgtgctgctcgagccacaaatgctgatacctgaacCCAGAACCAAATATCCGACGCTAGATGTAAGAAGTAGGAGATCGCAATGCCGCTGGACGATTCGAAAGTACGGCGGGAAGTCTTTAGTTCGGGACAACGAAAGCTCCAAGAGGTACCAGTTGAGATACGAGCAACTAATtaacaaactttttttaattGACGTCTTATGCTACTGgataataaataagtaaaaataaaaagtaatccACGCTGGTAACAGTTTGGTCCAATGCTGacagtatttattttcatgttagGAGCAGCTCAAAATGGCGTCTGATCTTCATGTTAGGAGCGTCCGATCATCATCCTTGTGGACTCTAAACTACTCTAAGCAGATGGTGCTCTGGTGAAAGAGGAGGTTAGTGCCGCAGGTCTTGCAAGCCGCCACCATGAAAAATCAACAGAAAAATGCGAATCGGAACGATAAGAATAGACCAACGCAATGGAAACGGATTATGGATTGGAAATTCGGtccgtggaactgccgatctctccaTTTCGAAGCAAGCACTTGAATGCTCTcggacgtattgaagagccacaATTTCGCGGTGGTGACACTACAGGAGGTGTTTTGGAAGAGCTCATAGTACGTACATTCAGGAATCTTCATATCATCTGCCAGAGCTGCGGCATATCACACGAACACAACTTTCATAGCGATAGAGGAAATGCAGAAAGCGgtaattgggtggtggccaatggATCCTGGacccgattcttcaatataagcatcatcaacgcaCTTAGTACCGATGACAACAAGAAGATCGTtgtcggggatttcaatgcccAGTTCGGCCAGGTCCCGACTGAGGTCGACTACCGGAAACCGTTGTTGACGAACACCAGCgtggttttcgagaaaaaccTTCCATcatggaccaaatgttcaccttgcgacaaattcttgataaattccgagaattcaacttgcaaatTTACCATTTGTTTatcgattttaaggcagcgtacgttTCGGttgaacgaaatgagctataaagcgtggacgttgaaaaagAGTGACCGACGAGCCTttggtgtttttgagcgtaagatcctgcgattaaTTCTGGTGGTAAATAAGAAGAAGGAATGTGGCGCAGGTGCATAAATAATCAACTGTATAaataaagatgcggatattgtgaaacaACTAAATACGCCAGGCTATAGTGGGCTGACCACgtagtaaggatgccggacgaacaACAAGCAGAAACAATATTAAACAATAACAATATATCTGCAgaaaacccgacagaggccgactaCCTCGAGGCAGACCCTGTACACGTTGGGCGTGAGCTATAGACGAAGATGCTAGAACAACAAGTGTTCGGAGCGATTTAAgaatggcagcccaagaccgacaaATATGAAGATGGATTGTCGCATATACGGCATAATATTTCATTGAGATATAAATGTCTTTTTAAAGTAGCATTCTCTAACTGTCAAAGTGAAGGAattcttttgaaaatttatggcaaaaattctttttttctcGAAACATTTGTGGGTGATTTGGACTGTTCAATAGATTCTGATTTGGACATCAAGCAGAAATATAGTTCTagttaaaaaaagaaaattggagACCGTCGTAAAAGCTTTGACGTTGATTTCCAAAAGGTAAAAAACCTGGTGTTACACAACATGGAACCAAGAGATATCGAAAAGCATTTTATTATGACTCAAATAATGTTTAAATGCTACAATGCTACAGTCATTTTTGCATCAAATTCTTACTGACACGGTAAAGAATGGATCTGTTACGATAACCTAGGAGCTAATGAAATCAAGCCAAACGACTACGGCGGAATTGCACAGACCGATTAAATCGTTTGTTTAAAATTACCATTTACAGAATTACAACTAAAATACGCAACTAGGCACGAGactttaatttttcattataaaaaGGACCAAATATTGTTCAGAAATTCTACAGTGTTAATGGGAAAAAATGGATCCGATATTACTCAAACTCCATGTAATTTTTTCTTTTAGATCCCTGATTTTTTATTTGGCCCCTAGAGAGATGCGATTTTGTACATTTCCAATTTTGAAcaatcataacttttgaattactAGATCAATTTCTAGCCCTGGGGGACTAACAAAAAATTGTGGCTCTAATGATTTTCAAAAAAGTAGAGCTACAGCGAGTCTTGGAGAAAATCGGAGTAAATTATTTTTTCGATAGCACTTTTTTCAGCGGAATTGCTGTATCATCGGTATATCCGTCAAAAATACACGACTGCGTAGTTCTGACTCTCCCGCCATTTTCGTCAGCTGTAGCTCTGTTCTGCAAAATCTTTCGCTAGCATATGTTTCGTTTctacgcaaaatataaaaattttattcaatcgTGGTCTTGAAGATCGAAGCTTTCTGGGACGCAAAATTAATTTACCTACAGACAGATTGTTGGttataattttcaatgaaaccTCTAATCGCTCCGAATTGTTTACACCGAATTGCACCGAAAGTACAGTAAAGTCGCTTTGCGTTGACCTTATTCGCACACCTTCGCAGGAATTTCAAACTGTCACCCCACAGCTGACTGGACCGGTTGCTTCCACCGCGAATACACCTACCTCTTTCGGTGATAAAATCGATATATAATCTTCGTAGATAAACCTAGCTTTTTCCTCGATCGCTTCGGGGTTAGTTTCCTTTTTGAGCTCTTCGCAGGCCAGCCAGAAGAGAATGTTTTCCTCGCTATATTCGCAGCGCAGGAACTCCCGGAACGCTCTTCGCCCGCTAGGACTTCGCATCAGCTTGTCGAAGCTTTTACCCCAGCTGCGAATTTCCTCCAGGCTCGGCCTGTGAAATAGAAAATGAAAAGAATACAATTTGAATGCACCCGGGCGCACACCGAGTTCCCGCTTGAAGTGCCATGCTATTGTTCTTTGAGCGAAGCTTGATCTATATTCATCCTCGCGACACTAGAAAGGGACCTAAATGTTGTTACAATTGTTACTAGCCAAACAGCCAAAAAAGCCAGGTGGAAAATCATACTGTCAATTGATGGCAAAATCAATGTAGCATCATTTATGGTTGCTTATCAATCGAATACGCACGTAAACGCGGAAAATTTATGGCACTCGGGTGACTGGCTGCCTCTGATACTTACTGTTCGCCGTCGAAAAGCGCATCGGCATTAGCTGGGTCTTTTTTCGTAGGCCCGTTGTCTTCTGCATTTTTTATAGCCAAGCTGCGAAAAAAGAGAGAGAATCGAAAACAAACACGATTAGACGGTGAATATTGGATTCTGATaataaattgatattgttatttgCGTATATCACCGGGAAGAGGCAGAGGCAGAGGCACTGTCGTTAACACGGACAAAACATTAAAATGGAGCTCCAAGATACCAGCGCGGAGCGTATTTATTCGACGGTGGAGGATTTGGTCGGATTACCAGCTGTTGAGGTATCGATTTCAATAAATCATTGTAAATATTGTCACAATTTGAAAAATACTCTATATTTTCAATTCTAGAAACCGTAAGTCAGAggaaaaaaagtaattttttataCTAGACAGGCAGAGTAAATGGCAGTTTCATTTCCATTAGAAAATTATTGATAAACGCTGACAAAAATGCAAGTAACAAACTTTGCTTTCTCCTTGAAACAATATTTCACTGTCAGCTAACTCTTTCAACACTGTCTAAACGAGTCAGTGAACGAAAGATTGCACAAACATGTACCGACGACAATGTCTGTAAACATAGTATGGCGAATCGTAAATCAATTTTCCATTACGGCATCCGATACAGCACGTAGGATGTAGGTAGGTATGTTTCGCTTTTCACAGTTCGTACGTACCCGATTCAGACACTTTTTCACGCTTTGGTGTGTTTCAATCAACGGAATACCGATGATCGGCGGGGGACTTTCGATAGGAAAATGCGacgaaaatgaaatgaaaacagagAATATAGGAGCAATTCAACGCAGAATCGGCGGCCATCCGCTGTCGCGACGTTTTCTGACAATAATAAAATTGTGTAAATGTATTCACTGATACCTAAAACGGCATATTTATAGACCAACAATGATTTTCGAAGGCGATGTTTTTATTTGCTTCgatatttgttcaaaaaattgTGACTAAAAGTTTAAGCGCCTGATCGAATCGTGATCATCGCCAAAGCTGCTGGATTAAcaaattttgactaaaattgaattttaatcataaaaattttacatCTCCTCATAACATCTTTAAACGTTGTTccaatttatgaaaattttgatGTTGACCTGTAAATTCCAACAAAATTTAGAAAAGTATGATATTATTTCAAACCTGAATTCTGCGAAACACTTTTAGAAAACTGTTGCAACTACCAATTCGCTGTTGAACTCATCTAAAGTGCATAACATTATggtatatattttcataaagatTACTACTTTCAATTAATTGAAACAATGAATCACTAATTTATGAGGGAAACAACAGAAAAACTTTAAGCTACACAGCCACGTTGGATGTAGGAAACAGTGACGTAGGACGAAATATTCGGTTTTAGTTTACCGTTTGGGCTATTTTATAATTTTGCTAGAATTAGGGTGATTCTATAATTATTATTCAATAAGAACAGAAACATATTTTGTGCAATTTTTTTCAATACATTGCCGCTAAGTGTTAAATCATCCAATTGTAGTCACACATAAACGCATGgttgttttacttttttcacAAAAAACTGTTTCTGTTATCAACAATTTAAGAAATGGTTTAGCAGAGTAGTATAAaagcagagccgtagcgtgacattgtgcgCCTCACAGTGGTCCGAAAGTCAAAACAGCTGGCAGAAATATCAAAACGACCTCCTGGAGGATAGGTGTCTTCTGAAAAGTTGGTTGAAATACTCAGGAGATCTATGTGATATCATTCAACTAGTGCTTAACCCTTAAATTTTGAGTTAACTCTTTAATACACGTTATTgccataatataatattaaTTATTG is part of the Sabethes cyaneus chromosome 2, idSabCyanKW18_F2, whole genome shotgun sequence genome and harbors:
- the LOC128737331 gene encoding regulator of G-protein signaling 17, whose protein sequence is MSCSVDGLPAGCRLRGMGSAAQSGPLNAALGGAQEATNNVVPLQRPPSQKPCCFCWCCCCSCSWAKCLAIKNAEDNGPTKKDPANADALFDGEQPSLEEIRSWGKSFDKLMRSPSGRRAFREFLRCEYSEENILFWLACEELKKETNPEAIEEKARFIYEDYISILSPKEVSLDSRVREIVNRNMVEPTPHTFDEAQLQIYTLMHRDSYPRFINSAQFRTLAQIPEGVSASGSTAESPSN